In the genome of Synechococcus sp. CB0101, the window GGGATCCACGGGTGATCGAGGCCTACCTCGGGGGGGGCTCATGACCAGCGCACACACCCTCACGCCGCTGTCTGCGCCCCTGCTGCAGATCGAGCAGCTGCAAGTGCACTACGGCAGTGTGCAAGCGCTCGCTGGCATCTCCCTATCGGTGCAGCGCGGCGAGCTGGTGACCCTGCTGGGCTCGAACGGAGCGGGCAAAAGCACCTCCCTACGCGCGATCTCGCGGCTGGTGAGCGCCAGCGGCGGCCGAATTCTCTGGCATGGCGCCGATCTGGCCGCCGTGCCGGCCCATCGCACCCTCAAGCTGGGCATCGGCCACTGCCCAGAAGGGCGCCGGCTGCTCAACCGCCAGAGCGTGGCCTTCAATCTCGAGCTCGGGGCCTATCTCCGCCGCGATCGTGACGGCATCGCCGCTGATCTCGAACGCTGCTATGGCCTGTTCCCGCGCCTGGCGGAGCGACGCCAGCAGCAGGCCGGTGCCCTCTCCGGCGGTGAGCAACAGATGCTGGCGATCGCACGGGCCTTGATGGGCCAGCCGGAGCTATTGATGCTGGATGAGCCCAGCCTCGGCCTGGCCCCCAAGCTGGTGGCTGAGGTGATGGCGATCCTGGCGGAGTTGCACCAAGGCGGACTCACCATCCTGCTGGTGGAGCAAAACGCGCAAGCGGCGCTGGAGATTGCCGATCGCGGTTATGTGCTGGAAGCCGGCCGAATCCAATTGCAAGACAAAGCCGAAGAACTGCTCAAGAATCCCCAGTTGAAGGCGGCGTATCTGGGGGGCTGAGCAGCAGCGATGAGAAGCGCATGGATCGGTCTCGGCCGCGAGCTGCTGAGCA includes:
- a CDS encoding ABC transporter ATP-binding protein, which codes for MTSAHTLTPLSAPLLQIEQLQVHYGSVQALAGISLSVQRGELVTLLGSNGAGKSTSLRAISRLVSASGGRILWHGADLAAVPAHRTLKLGIGHCPEGRRLLNRQSVAFNLELGAYLRRDRDGIAADLERCYGLFPRLAERRQQQAGALSGGEQQMLAIARALMGQPELLMLDEPSLGLAPKLVAEVMAILAELHQGGLTILLVEQNAQAALEIADRGYVLEAGRIQLQDKAEELLKNPQLKAAYLGG